A window from Bacteroidales bacterium encodes these proteins:
- the rpmD gene encoding 50S ribosomal protein L30: MAKIRITLTKSIIGASKRQVATVKALGLGKMNSTVEHESTPQILGMVQKVNHLVSVEK; the protein is encoded by the coding sequence ATGGCGAAAATTCGTATTACATTAACAAAAAGCATTATCGGGGCCAGCAAACGTCAGGTGGCTACAGTTAAAGCTTTGGGGTTGGGAAAAATGAATTCGACTGTCGAACATGAGAGCACACCCCAGATTTTAGGAATGGTTCAGAAAGTAAACCATTTGGTGAGTGTTGAAAAATAG
- the rpsE gene encoding 30S ribosomal protein S5, producing MSTSIRKVKTADLELKDRLVSIQRVTKVTKGGRTFSFSAIVVVGNENGIVGYGLGKSNEVTSAIAKGVEDAKKNLIKVPILNRTLPHEQIARYGGATVFMKPASPGTGVKAGGAMRAVLESVGVHDVLAKSKGSSNPHNLVKATFEALMQLRDARTIAQQRGISLDKVFNG from the coding sequence ATGTCAACAAGTATTCGTAAAGTAAAAACGGCCGATTTAGAATTAAAAGACAGGTTGGTCAGTATCCAGCGTGTTACTAAAGTAACCAAAGGGGGCCGTACATTTAGTTTCTCAGCCATTGTTGTTGTTGGAAACGAAAACGGAATAGTCGGTTATGGATTGGGAAAATCCAATGAAGTAACTTCAGCTATTGCCAAAGGTGTTGAAGATGCAAAAAAGAACCTGATAAAAGTTCCTATTTTAAACAGGACTTTACCTCACGAACAAATAGCACGTTACGGTGGAGCCACTGTATTCATGAAACCTGCATCACCGGGTACCGGAGTTAAGGCAGGGGGTGCTATGCGTGCAGTTCTTGAAAGCGTAGGTGTACATGATGTATTGGCAAAATCGAAAGGTTCATCCAACCCTCACAACCTGGTAAAAGCTACCTTTGAGGCTTTGATGCAACTCCGCGATGCCCGTACTATTGCACAACAACGCGGTATTAGTTTAGATAAAGTGTTTAACGGTTAG
- the rplR gene encoding 50S ribosomal protein L18, translating to MALTKIERRERIKKRIRKVVSGTAEKPRMSVFRSNNQIYVQLIDDLTGATLLSASSRCKEVAGQKVNKIEQAKQVGKLVAERSLAKGISNVVFDRNGYLYHGRIKSLADAAREGGLKF from the coding sequence ATGGCATTAACAAAAATAGAAAGACGGGAGCGCATCAAAAAAAGAATCCGCAAAGTCGTTTCCGGAACGGCTGAAAAGCCACGTATGTCGGTCTTTCGCAGCAACAATCAAATATATGTGCAATTAATCGACGATTTGACAGGTGCTACCCTTTTGAGTGCATCATCACGTTGTAAGGAGGTTGCCGGACAGAAAGTAAATAAAATTGAACAGGCCAAACAGGTTGGAAAATTAGTTGCCGAGCGTTCCCTTGCAAAAGGAATCAGCAATGTGGTTTTTGACCGGAACGGTTACCTGTATCATGGAAGAATTAAATCGTTGGCCGACGCAGCGCGAGAAGGCGGACTTAAATTTTAA
- the rplF gene encoding 50S ribosomal protein L6, giving the protein MSRIGKLPISLPDKVTVTIQPDNTVVVKGPLGELSQKVDVDITVKQEDKQLVITRPTDQKRHRSLHGLYRSLLNNMVVGVSEGFTIKQELVGVGYRAEAKGQILEMSLGYSHDIMLALPDEVKVTTVTEKRANPIITLQSIDKQLIGQVAAKIRSLRPPEPYKGKGIKFVGEQLRRKAGKSASAK; this is encoded by the coding sequence ATGTCAAGGATAGGAAAATTACCCATTTCATTACCGGATAAAGTAACGGTTACCATTCAGCCCGACAATACAGTTGTGGTAAAAGGACCTCTTGGTGAATTAAGCCAGAAAGTGGATGTTGATATCACCGTAAAACAAGAAGACAAACAATTAGTCATTACCCGCCCTACCGATCAGAAACGTCACCGTTCCTTACATGGATTGTACCGTTCTTTACTGAACAATATGGTTGTCGGTGTTTCTGAAGGTTTCACCATTAAGCAGGAACTGGTAGGTGTTGGTTACAGAGCCGAAGCAAAAGGCCAGATTCTCGAAATGAGTCTAGGTTATTCGCACGATATTATGCTCGCTTTGCCTGATGAAGTTAAGGTAACCACTGTTACTGAAAAACGCGCAAACCCGATCATTACTTTGCAAAGCATCGATAAACAATTAATAGGACAGGTTGCGGCGAAAATCCGCTCATTACGTCCGCCTGAACCATACAAAGGTAAAGGTATCAAGTTTGTCGGTGAACAATTGAGAAGAAAAGCCGGTAAGTCGGCAAGTGCGAAATAA
- the rpsH gene encoding 30S ribosomal protein S8 gives MTDPIADLLTRIRNGIMAKHRVVDCPASNIKKNIVKILFEKGYILNYKFEESGEGKPQGNIKIALKYNPETKQPAIKSIQRVSRPGLRKYVGHDKLPRVLNGLGVAVISTSQGVMTDKEARQKNIGGEVICYVY, from the coding sequence ATGACTGATCCAATAGCAGATTTGTTGACCCGTATTCGTAATGGCATTATGGCCAAGCACAGGGTGGTAGATTGCCCTGCATCGAATATCAAGAAGAACATCGTTAAGATACTTTTTGAAAAGGGCTACATTCTCAATTACAAATTTGAAGAATCAGGAGAAGGCAAGCCTCAGGGTAATATTAAAATTGCCTTAAAGTACAATCCTGAAACAAAACAACCCGCAATCAAATCAATACAGCGTGTGAGTCGCCCGGGATTGCGGAAGTATGTAGGCCATGACAAGCTTCCCCGCGTATTGAACGGACTGGGGGTTGCTGTTATTTCTACTTCACAAGGTGTGATGACTGATAAAGAAGCCCGCCAGAAAAATATAGGCGGAGAAGTAATTTGTTACGTTTATTAA
- a CDS encoding twin-arginine translocase TatA/TatE family subunit, with product MVSTLLFVSGGEIFVILLAVLLLFGADKIPDIARMMGKGVREFRKATDDIKREFSENTSGVMDDIKSIQSDLSDTFNKEISDPMQESVNETASALEEYQDPYNYDYYYNNQEYNSYEGNEYATENQIAESGEHPAEEDTAPQTGDAEETKEPEA from the coding sequence ATGGTTTCGACTCTTCTTTTTGTCAGTGGTGGTGAGATTTTTGTTATTTTACTGGCCGTATTGCTGTTGTTCGGGGCTGATAAGATCCCGGATATCGCACGTATGATGGGTAAAGGTGTGCGTGAATTCAGAAAAGCAACCGATGATATCAAACGTGAATTCAGTGAGAATACTTCCGGTGTGATGGATGACATAAAATCTATACAGAGTGATCTTTCCGACACATTCAATAAAGAAATCTCCGATCCTATGCAGGAATCGGTAAATGAAACCGCATCTGCCCTTGAAGAATACCAGGATCCATATAACTATGATTATTATTACAATAATCAGGAATACAACAGTTATGAAGGCAATGAATATGCTACTGAAAATCAGATAGCCGAATCCGGAGAACATCCAGCAGAAGAAGATACAGCGCCTCAAACCGGGGATGCCGAAGAAACAAAAGAACCGGAAGCATGA
- a CDS encoding ABC transporter ATP-binding protein, which translates to MIRGENITKSFGNLQVLKGIDIQIPEGKIVSIVGASGAGKTTLLQILGTLSRPTSGKVFIGDNEVSQLNEKEISRFRNQNIGFVFQFHHLLPEFTALENVCIPAYINNISKAKAEEKARELLSFLGLSERLSHKPDELSGGEQQRVSVARALINDPKVIFADEPSGNLDSQNKQELHSLFFTLRDTFRQTFVIVTHDTHLAEMSDMQYEMNDGKIIGHS; encoded by the coding sequence ATGATCCGCGGAGAAAATATTACAAAGTCATTTGGAAATCTACAGGTATTAAAAGGGATCGATATACAAATCCCGGAAGGGAAAATTGTTTCCATTGTAGGCGCCAGCGGTGCCGGAAAAACAACCTTATTACAGATATTGGGCACCTTAAGTCGCCCGACTTCCGGTAAAGTATTCATTGGAGATAATGAAGTGAGCCAGTTAAACGAAAAGGAAATATCAAGGTTCCGGAACCAGAATATCGGTTTTGTCTTTCAGTTTCATCATTTATTGCCTGAATTCACTGCCCTGGAGAATGTATGTATTCCGGCATACATTAACAATATATCCAAAGCCAAAGCTGAGGAAAAAGCCAGGGAATTACTTTCGTTTCTCGGACTTTCGGAACGTTTATCCCATAAGCCCGATGAACTTTCGGGCGGAGAACAGCAACGTGTCTCGGTTGCAAGGGCTTTGATCAACGATCCGAAAGTGATCTTTGCCGATGAACCGTCGGGAAATCTCGATTCACAAAACAAACAGGAATTGCATTCCCTGTTCTTTACTTTGCGGGATACTTTCCGGCAGACTTTTGTAATAGTCACCCATGATACGCATCTGGCAGAAATGTCGGACATGCAATATGAAATGAATGACGGAAAAATAATAGGCCATTCATAG
- the hisH gene encoding imidazole glycerol phosphate synthase subunit HisH: MYIVIVKYNAGNIFSVDYALRRLGIKAEITGDHRKIKEADKVIFPGVGEASTTMRYLHEHQLDDLIRGLEQPVLGICVGMQLMCRRSQEGNTSCLNIFDEEIVRFHPSEGIKVPHMGWNSLQQMQSPLFDGLGENPYVYFVHSYYAPLGSDTIAASEHPEAFSAALRRKNFYALQFHPEKSGIVGEVILKNFIEKI, translated from the coding sequence TTGTACATTGTTATTGTAAAATACAACGCCGGGAATATTTTTTCAGTGGATTACGCCCTGCGGCGTTTAGGGATAAAAGCGGAAATAACAGGAGACCACCGGAAAATAAAAGAGGCGGATAAAGTAATTTTTCCGGGAGTGGGAGAAGCTTCCACCACCATGCGTTATTTACATGAACATCAGTTGGATGATCTGATCCGCGGATTAGAACAACCCGTACTGGGAATTTGCGTAGGCATGCAATTGATGTGTCGCCGGTCACAAGAAGGAAATACTTCCTGCCTGAACATATTTGATGAGGAAATTGTTCGTTTCCATCCCTCGGAAGGGATAAAAGTACCTCACATGGGCTGGAACAGCCTGCAACAAATGCAATCTCCATTATTTGACGGATTAGGGGAAAATCCCTATGTATATTTTGTACATAGCTATTATGCGCCTTTAGGGTCCGACACGATTGCAGCGTCTGAACATCCAGAAGCGTTTTCTGCAGCACTCCGGCGCAAGAATTTTTATGCATTACAGTTTCACCCTGAAAAGAGTGGAATCGTTGGAGAGGTTATTTTGAAAAATTTTATAGAAAAGATTTAA
- the lepB gene encoding signal peptidase I, with translation MKNKENKDSQGTVDQSGENHQVPRHVKILSNKYFKFGVVIFLYLLWTLWVGSWWLLLGVPVIFDIYVTKKVNWAFWKKRKGPNSKVVEWIDALIFAVIAVTLINIFIFQNYKIPTGSMEKTLQIGDHLYVSKLKYGPKLPNTPLSFPFAQHTMPLTQNTKSYVEWIKWPYKRLKGFTDIKRDDIVVFNFPEGDTVIVMHQSESYHALVRRKAKSLEESDMNLGRGEHPYEYYADQARKWLMDNFEITVRPVDKRDNYIKRCVGLPGDTLKIVNAQIYVNGVPQERFEKIQYRYAVQTDGSRINSKTLERLDIYQDDVRLLANGIFDIPLVDTNVEKVKKLANVQSVELLSRPEGIYDPEVFPHDGRYPWNADNFGPMWIPQKGVTIKIDTSNISLYERIISAYEGNELKIKDGDIYINGTKTDNYTFRMDYYWMMGDNRHDSLDSRFWGFVPEDHIVGAPRFVWLSLNKEKSFPFNIRLNRMFRPAGR, from the coding sequence ATGAAAAATAAAGAAAATAAGGATTCACAAGGAACTGTTGATCAATCAGGTGAAAATCATCAGGTACCCAGGCATGTCAAAATATTGTCCAACAAATATTTTAAATTCGGAGTAGTCATCTTTCTGTACCTTCTCTGGACCCTTTGGGTAGGTAGCTGGTGGCTTTTATTGGGTGTCCCTGTTATTTTTGATATTTATGTCACCAAAAAAGTCAACTGGGCATTCTGGAAAAAACGCAAAGGACCTAACAGCAAAGTGGTAGAGTGGATCGACGCCCTGATATTCGCTGTGATCGCTGTGACCCTGATCAATATTTTCATATTCCAGAATTACAAAATTCCGACCGGATCCATGGAAAAAACATTACAGATCGGTGACCATTTATATGTAAGCAAATTGAAATACGGGCCGAAATTACCCAATACACCTCTATCGTTCCCGTTCGCACAACATACTATGCCGCTGACCCAAAATACGAAATCGTATGTGGAATGGATCAAATGGCCTTACAAACGCCTGAAAGGATTCACAGATATCAAAAGGGATGATATTGTGGTGTTCAACTTTCCGGAAGGAGATACGGTGATCGTGATGCACCAATCGGAAAGCTATCATGCCCTGGTTCGTCGTAAAGCCAAAAGCCTGGAGGAATCTGACATGAACCTGGGAAGAGGAGAACATCCTTACGAATATTATGCAGACCAGGCACGGAAATGGCTGATGGACAACTTTGAAATTACCGTGCGTCCTGTTGATAAACGGGATAATTATATCAAACGATGCGTCGGACTACCGGGAGATACCCTGAAAATTGTAAATGCACAGATTTATGTGAACGGAGTACCACAGGAACGGTTTGAAAAAATCCAGTATCGATATGCCGTTCAGACGGATGGATCCCGGATCAACAGTAAGACACTGGAACGCCTGGATATCTATCAGGATGATGTCCGGTTGCTGGCAAACGGAATATTCGATATTCCCCTGGTCGATACCAATGTTGAAAAGGTAAAAAAACTCGCTAATGTTCAATCTGTAGAATTATTGTCCAGGCCTGAAGGAATATATGATCCTGAAGTCTTCCCGCATGACGGACGCTATCCATGGAATGCTGATAATTTCGGGCCGATGTGGATCCCGCAAAAAGGCGTAACCATTAAGATCGATACGTCCAATATCAGTTTATATGAACGGATCATCAGCGCTTACGAAGGAAATGAACTGAAAATAAAAGACGGCGATATTTATATCAACGGTACAAAAACGGACAATTATACTTTCCGGATGGATTATTACTGGATGATGGGGGATAACCGCCATGATTCCCTGGATTCACGTTTCTGGGGATTCGTTCCTGAAGACCATATCGTCGGCGCTCCCCGGTTTGTATGGTTGTCCCTGAATAAAGAGAAATCGTTCCCGTTCAACATACGTCTCAACCGTATGTTCAGACCTGCCGGACGTTAA